The Candidatus Desulfofervidus auxilii genome segment GGTAGTTATGCAAAAGGTAATTATACGGAATATAGTGATATAGATCTCCTAATAGTATCACCAATATTTGAAGGAGATAGGATAGAAGATAGAAAAAAAATTAGAAAATATATTTTAAAAATTAGTTCTTATTTAGAAATTATTCCGTGTTCACGAAAAGAATTTCAAGAGAAAAATCCATTTATTGAAGAAATAATAAAAAGTGGTTTAAAAATTACTTTTTCTAACAAATCTCTTCAGCGGACGGGCTAACCGCCGCCGCTGAGTTTG includes the following:
- a CDS encoding nucleotidyltransferase domain-containing protein, which codes for MVTIPDKIKEIIFKCINELEKNNIPIDEVILFGSYAKGNYTEYSDIDLLIVSPIFEGDRIEDRKKIRKYILKISSYLEIIPCSRKEFQEKNPFIEEIIKSGLKITFSNKSLQRTG